The following coding sequences are from one Musa acuminata AAA Group cultivar baxijiao chromosome BXJ2-4, Cavendish_Baxijiao_AAA, whole genome shotgun sequence window:
- the LOC135609915 gene encoding uncharacterized protein LOC135609915 isoform X1 — MVQLRSYEKLRPDSGLPITKPTPAPAAAGVKLEIEDQLEDEHGPLDKRPKMETSPPQPVDLSCSFSFLVSSESLILWHSLALIADDSRWGIGGSMPPTELIQNNLLNEPSPLGLHLRKSPSLLDLIQMRLSQASASVKSSVMRNESLEDVKNEDFKSTGALANIEKMKASNFPASLLRIGTWEYASRYEGDLVAKCYFAKRKLVWEILEGGLKSKIEVQWSDITALKATCPEHGPGTLDLVLARQPLFFRETNPQPRKHTLWQATSDFTDGQASKHRRHFLQCPQGLLNKHFEKLIQCDPRLYALSQELDIILKSPFFEPKISMFEDPDEYKCHPFDKLKDEYGSAIQNFQDSALACAGTSISAKSEIRESTGALSDISIGKIHSPSSVMDHISVETDERKNHNCWDELKYAGLKPSMSISDFVSQIENCISEQISSGNPQLPGTIPDKKMLEELAQCLFSDSQMPTSDEKTVMTKVNSFCCLLQKDAASVQSHQMNAGGTSADDSGSQDGVSEKHTHSLEDEFDNTSGLKTLANISRKDSFGELLMHLPRVASLPQFLFNITEDEEDSCPSN; from the exons ATGGTTCAGTTGAGGAGTTACGAGAAGCTGCGGCCGGATTCGGGGCTGCCGATTACGAAGCCGACGCCGGCGCCTGCGGCGGCCGGGGTGAAGTTGGAGATTGAGGACCAGTTGGAGGACGAACATGGGCCGCTCGACAAGAGGCCCAAGATGGAAACTTCTCCGCCCCAGCCGGTGGATCtatcttgttctttttcttttcttgtttcaaGCGAAAGCCTCATTCTTTGGCATTCTCTGGCTTTGATTGCAGATGATTCTCGA TGGGGAATTGGTGGAAGTATGCCTCCAACAGAGCTCATTCAAAACAATCTGCTAAATGAGCCTAGCCCATTGGGTCTTCACCTGCGGAAGAGTCCATCACTGCTGGACTTAATTCAGATGAGGTTGTCCCAAGCAAGTGCGAGTGTGAAGTCATCTGTCATGAGGAATGAGAGCTTAGAGGATGTGAAAAATGAAGATTTTAAGTCTACTGGTGCTTTAGCCAACATTGAGAAGATGAAAGCATCAAACTTTCCAGCTTCCCTTTTAAGGATTGGAACGTGGGAG TATGCATCAAGGTATGAAGGAGATTTAGTAGCCAAGTGCTACTTTGCAAAGAGGAAGCTTGTCTGGGAGATTCTTGAAGGTGGTCTTAAGAGCAAGATTGAGGTCCAGTGGTCAGATATCACAGCCCTTAAGGCAACTTGTCCAGAGCATGGTCCAGGGACTTTGGATTTAGTG TTGGCTAGGCAGCCTCTTTTCTTTAGGGAGACTAATCCACAGCCTAGAAAGCATACCCTGTGGCAGGCTACTTCAGATTTCACTGATGGGCAAGCAAGCAAACACAG GAGGCATTTTCTGCAATGTCCGCAAGGTTTATTAAACAAGCATTTTGAGAAGCTTATCCAATGTGATCCACGATTATATGCACTAAGTCAAGAACTTGATATCATTTTGAAAAGCCCATTTTTTGAACCAAAGATCTCTATGTTTGAGGACCCAGATGAATATAAGTGCCACCCATTTGATAAGCTGAAGGATGAATATGGATCtgcaattcaaaattttcaagatTCTGCATTGGCTTGTGCTGGCACATCAATTTCTGCCAAGAGTGAAATCAGAGAATCTACTGGTGCATTATCTGATATTTCTATCGGCAAAATCCACTCACCAAGCTCAG TGATGGATCATATTTCAGTGGAAACTGATGAGAGAAAGAACCATAACTGCTGGGATGAGTTAAAGTACGCTGGACTCAAGCCTTCGATGTCAATTAGTGACTTTGTAAGTCAAATAGAAAATTGCATTTCGGAGCAAATCAGTTCGGGGAATCCACAATTACCTGGTACTATACCCGACAAGAAAATGTTGGAAGAGTTGGCTCAATGCCTCTTCAGCGATTCCCAGATGCCCACCTCTGATGAAAAAACTGTCATGACGAAGGTAAACTCGTTTTGCTGTCTTCTTCAGAAGGATGCTGCCTCAGTCCAAAGCCATCAGATGAATGCTGGTGGCACTTCAGCTGATGATAGTGGCTCCCAGGATGGTGTGTCAGAGAAGCACACACATTCTCTTGAAGATGAGTTCGACAATACCTCAGGTCTCAAGACActggcaaacatctcgaggaaagatTCGTTCGGGGAGCTGCTGATGCATCTCCCTCGTGTCGCCTCATTGCCTCAGTTCTTGTTCAATATcacagaagatgaagaagatagcTGTCCATCAAACTGA
- the LOC135609915 gene encoding uncharacterized protein LOC135609915 isoform X2 yields the protein MVQLRSYEKLRPDSGLPITKPTPAPAAAGVKLEIEDQLEDEHGPLDKRPKMETSPPQPWGIGGSMPPTELIQNNLLNEPSPLGLHLRKSPSLLDLIQMRLSQASASVKSSVMRNESLEDVKNEDFKSTGALANIEKMKASNFPASLLRIGTWEYASRYEGDLVAKCYFAKRKLVWEILEGGLKSKIEVQWSDITALKATCPEHGPGTLDLVLARQPLFFRETNPQPRKHTLWQATSDFTDGQASKHRRHFLQCPQGLLNKHFEKLIQCDPRLYALSQELDIILKSPFFEPKISMFEDPDEYKCHPFDKLKDEYGSAIQNFQDSALACAGTSISAKSEIRESTGALSDISIGKIHSPSSVMDHISVETDERKNHNCWDELKYAGLKPSMSISDFVSQIENCISEQISSGNPQLPGTIPDKKMLEELAQCLFSDSQMPTSDEKTVMTKVNSFCCLLQKDAASVQSHQMNAGGTSADDSGSQDGVSEKHTHSLEDEFDNTSGLKTLANISRKDSFGELLMHLPRVASLPQFLFNITEDEEDSCPSN from the exons ATGGTTCAGTTGAGGAGTTACGAGAAGCTGCGGCCGGATTCGGGGCTGCCGATTACGAAGCCGACGCCGGCGCCTGCGGCGGCCGGGGTGAAGTTGGAGATTGAGGACCAGTTGGAGGACGAACATGGGCCGCTCGACAAGAGGCCCAAGATGGAAACTTCTCCGCCCCAGCCG TGGGGAATTGGTGGAAGTATGCCTCCAACAGAGCTCATTCAAAACAATCTGCTAAATGAGCCTAGCCCATTGGGTCTTCACCTGCGGAAGAGTCCATCACTGCTGGACTTAATTCAGATGAGGTTGTCCCAAGCAAGTGCGAGTGTGAAGTCATCTGTCATGAGGAATGAGAGCTTAGAGGATGTGAAAAATGAAGATTTTAAGTCTACTGGTGCTTTAGCCAACATTGAGAAGATGAAAGCATCAAACTTTCCAGCTTCCCTTTTAAGGATTGGAACGTGGGAG TATGCATCAAGGTATGAAGGAGATTTAGTAGCCAAGTGCTACTTTGCAAAGAGGAAGCTTGTCTGGGAGATTCTTGAAGGTGGTCTTAAGAGCAAGATTGAGGTCCAGTGGTCAGATATCACAGCCCTTAAGGCAACTTGTCCAGAGCATGGTCCAGGGACTTTGGATTTAGTG TTGGCTAGGCAGCCTCTTTTCTTTAGGGAGACTAATCCACAGCCTAGAAAGCATACCCTGTGGCAGGCTACTTCAGATTTCACTGATGGGCAAGCAAGCAAACACAG GAGGCATTTTCTGCAATGTCCGCAAGGTTTATTAAACAAGCATTTTGAGAAGCTTATCCAATGTGATCCACGATTATATGCACTAAGTCAAGAACTTGATATCATTTTGAAAAGCCCATTTTTTGAACCAAAGATCTCTATGTTTGAGGACCCAGATGAATATAAGTGCCACCCATTTGATAAGCTGAAGGATGAATATGGATCtgcaattcaaaattttcaagatTCTGCATTGGCTTGTGCTGGCACATCAATTTCTGCCAAGAGTGAAATCAGAGAATCTACTGGTGCATTATCTGATATTTCTATCGGCAAAATCCACTCACCAAGCTCAG TGATGGATCATATTTCAGTGGAAACTGATGAGAGAAAGAACCATAACTGCTGGGATGAGTTAAAGTACGCTGGACTCAAGCCTTCGATGTCAATTAGTGACTTTGTAAGTCAAATAGAAAATTGCATTTCGGAGCAAATCAGTTCGGGGAATCCACAATTACCTGGTACTATACCCGACAAGAAAATGTTGGAAGAGTTGGCTCAATGCCTCTTCAGCGATTCCCAGATGCCCACCTCTGATGAAAAAACTGTCATGACGAAGGTAAACTCGTTTTGCTGTCTTCTTCAGAAGGATGCTGCCTCAGTCCAAAGCCATCAGATGAATGCTGGTGGCACTTCAGCTGATGATAGTGGCTCCCAGGATGGTGTGTCAGAGAAGCACACACATTCTCTTGAAGATGAGTTCGACAATACCTCAGGTCTCAAGACActggcaaacatctcgaggaaagatTCGTTCGGGGAGCTGCTGATGCATCTCCCTCGTGTCGCCTCATTGCCTCAGTTCTTGTTCAATATcacagaagatgaagaagatagcTGTCCATCAAACTGA
- the LOC103981293 gene encoding enhancer of rudimentary homolog isoform X2: MSVAALVEANRHTIVLMQSSPNRATRTFMDYGSISQAMDGICGLYERKLKEINPTIQNITYDISDLYNFIDGLADLSALIFDHSIQAYLPYDRLWIKHRMFQHLKRLASQ, translated from the exons ATGTCTGTTGCGGCTCTTGTTGAG GCAAATAGACACACCATTGTTCTGATGCAGTCATCTCCTAACAGGGCAACCAGAACTTTCATGGATTATGGTTCTATTAGTCAGGCTATGGATG GGATCTGTGGGTTGTACGAAAGAAAACTGAAGGAAATAAATCCAACCATCCAAAACATCACTTATGACATTTCTGATCTTTATAATTTCATCGACGGCCTGGCAGACCTTAGCGCGTTGAT CTTTGACCACTCAATTCAGGCTTATCTACCATACGATCGGCTGTGGATCAAACATCGGATGTTCCAGCACCTTAAGAGATTGGCTTCACAATAA